In one window of Pseudomonas chlororaphis subsp. chlororaphis DNA:
- a CDS encoding phasin family protein: protein MAGKKNTEKEGSSWIGKVEDYSRKIWLAGLGVYSKIDTDGSKLFESLVKDGEKAEKLTKSAVGKKVDAAKDSASSAKSRISGVKDRALGKWDELEGAFDKRLNSAISRLGVPSRNEVKALHSKVDTLTKQIEKLTGAKVAPIAAKTAAAKPAAKPLAKAAAKPAAKAPAKAAAKPAAKPAAKTAAAKPAAKPAAKPVAAKPAAKPAAKPAAKPVAKKPAVKKPAAPKAAAPKPAVAAKPAAPVSPANSAVAPTPAVTPTAAPAPATPTSQS from the coding sequence ATGGCTGGTAAAAAGAATACTGAAAAAGAAGGCAGCTCGTGGATCGGGAAGGTCGAAGACTACTCCCGTAAAATCTGGCTTGCTGGTTTAGGCGTGTACTCGAAAATCGACACTGACGGCAGCAAGCTTTTCGAGTCGCTGGTCAAGGATGGCGAGAAAGCCGAGAAGCTCACCAAAAGCGCTGTCGGCAAGAAAGTCGACGCCGCCAAGGACTCCGCGAGCTCGGCAAAATCGCGCATCAGTGGCGTCAAGGACCGCGCGCTGGGCAAGTGGGACGAGCTGGAAGGTGCATTCGACAAGCGCTTGAACAGTGCCATTTCGCGTCTGGGCGTGCCTAGCCGCAATGAAGTCAAGGCGCTGCACAGCAAGGTCGACACCCTGACCAAACAGATCGAAAAACTCACAGGCGCCAAGGTGGCTCCGATCGCGGCCAAGACTGCAGCGGCCAAACCGGCGGCCAAGCCTCTGGCTAAAGCAGCGGCCAAGCCGGCAGCCAAGGCTCCGGCCAAGGCAGCAGCCAAGCCTGCGGCGAAACCGGCAGCCAAAACTGCGGCGGCCAAGCCGGCTGCAAAACCTGCCGCCAAGCCGGTAGCCGCCAAGCCAGCGGCAAAACCAGCGGCCAAGCCCGCTGCGAAACCGGTGGCGAAGAAACCAGCAGTGAAGAAACCGGCAGCACCCAAGGCCGCTGCACCGAAGCCTGCGGTTGCCGCCAAGCCGGCAGCACCGGTCAGCCCTGCGAACTCCGCAGTGGCGCCAACCCCTGCCGTCACCCCGACTGCCGCGCCAGCACCCGCGACGCCAACCAGTCAGTCCTGA
- a CDS encoding polyhydroxyalkanoic acid system family protein, which translates to MARISVERAHGLGKEAAREKADQLAQKLADQYGLEPQWSGDTLNLKRSGVKGAVQVSDDSIRVDVELGLLMSAMSGMIKSEIEKALDKALV; encoded by the coding sequence ATGGCCCGTATAAGTGTTGAGCGTGCCCACGGCCTGGGTAAGGAGGCAGCCCGCGAAAAGGCTGACCAGTTGGCGCAGAAACTGGCCGATCAGTATGGGCTGGAGCCGCAGTGGTCGGGCGATACCCTGAACCTCAAGCGTTCGGGGGTCAAAGGTGCGGTGCAGGTGAGCGACGATTCGATCAGGGTCGATGTCGAGCTGGGCCTGTTGATGTCCGCCATGAGCGGCATGATCAAGTCGGAAATCGAAAAGGCGCTGGATAAAGCCCTGGTCTGA
- a CDS encoding phosphoribosyl-ATP diphosphatase, which translates to MSDTLTRLAQVLEERKGAAADTSYVASLYHKGLNKILEKVGEESVETIIAAKDAAHSGDCSDVIYETADLWFHTMVMLAQLGQHPQAVLDELDRRFGLSGHAEKASRPSA; encoded by the coding sequence ATGAGCGATACCCTGACCCGTCTGGCCCAGGTGCTGGAAGAGCGCAAAGGCGCCGCCGCCGACACTTCCTATGTCGCCAGCCTGTACCACAAGGGCCTGAACAAGATTCTGGAAAAAGTCGGCGAGGAATCGGTGGAAACCATCATCGCCGCCAAGGACGCCGCCCACAGCGGCGACTGCAGCGATGTGATCTACGAAACCGCCGACCTGTGGTTCCACACCATGGTCATGCTCGCCCAGCTGGGGCAGCATCCGCAGGCCGTTCTCGATGAACTGGACCGGCGCTTCGGTTTGTCCGGACACGCCGAGAAAGCCTCGCGTCCGTCCGCCTGA
- a CDS encoding twin-arginine translocase TatA/TatE family subunit, whose translation MGIFDWKHWIVILVVVVLVFGTKKLKNLGTDVGESIKGFRKAMNDDEKPAEPGVPPTAQPAPPVQPQSAPLNQPHTIDVQAQKVEEPTRKDS comes from the coding sequence ATGGGCATTTTTGACTGGAAACACTGGATCGTCATCCTGGTTGTCGTGGTGCTGGTGTTCGGCACCAAGAAACTGAAAAACCTCGGCACCGACGTCGGCGAATCGATCAAGGGCTTTCGCAAGGCCATGAACGACGACGAAAAACCCGCCGAGCCCGGCGTGCCACCGACCGCCCAGCCTGCTCCACCGGTCCAGCCGCAAAGCGCTCCGTTGAACCAGCCGCACACCATCGACGTGCAGGCGCAAAAAGTCGAAGAGCCGACCCGCAAAGACTCGTGA
- the tatB gene encoding Sec-independent protein translocase protein TatB has translation MFGISFSELLLVGLVALLVLGPERLPGAARTAGLWIGRLKRSFNAIKQEVEREIGADEIRRQLHNEHILSLEQEARKILNPTQQQPTPVEPVAEQSIHAPAAAPEAPASATTASPTAATAPAEPAAPVTTPVTPAPHDPTLPPRAP, from the coding sequence ATGTTTGGTATCAGCTTCTCTGAACTGCTGCTCGTCGGCCTGGTGGCCCTGCTGGTGCTCGGCCCCGAGCGTCTGCCGGGTGCCGCGCGCACGGCAGGCCTGTGGATCGGCCGCTTGAAGCGCAGCTTCAATGCGATCAAGCAGGAAGTTGAACGGGAAATCGGTGCCGATGAAATTCGTCGGCAACTGCACAACGAACACATTCTGTCGCTGGAACAGGAAGCGCGGAAGATCCTCAATCCGACCCAGCAACAGCCGACACCGGTCGAGCCCGTGGCCGAGCAGAGCATTCATGCGCCCGCCGCGGCGCCTGAAGCGCCAGCCAGCGCGACCACGGCGAGCCCCACTGCCGCAACTGCACCGGCCGAACCGGCTGCGCCCGTGACAACGCCTGTCACGCCAGCCCCCCACGACCCTACTTTGCCGCCGCGAGCCCCATGA
- a CDS encoding TetR/AcrR family transcriptional regulator has protein sequence MKTRDRILECALLLFNHKGEPNVSTMEVANEMGISPGNLYYHFHGKEPLVLGLFERFQNELAPLLDPPADVHLAPEDYWLFLHLIVERLAHYRFLFQDLSNLAGRLPKLAKGIRNLLNALKRTLASLLARLKASGQLVSDTQALGQLVEQITMTLLFSLDYQRILDREGEVRVVVYQIMMLVAPHLLPPAKLATEQMALRYLDEHD, from the coding sequence ATGAAAACCCGCGACCGGATACTCGAATGTGCCCTGCTGCTGTTCAATCACAAGGGCGAACCCAATGTCTCGACCATGGAAGTTGCCAACGAAATGGGGATCAGCCCCGGCAACCTCTACTACCACTTCCACGGCAAGGAGCCGCTGGTCCTCGGGTTGTTCGAGCGCTTTCAGAATGAGCTGGCGCCCCTGCTCGATCCGCCCGCCGATGTGCACCTGGCTCCCGAAGACTACTGGCTGTTCCTGCACCTGATCGTCGAGCGCCTGGCGCACTACCGCTTCCTGTTCCAGGACCTGTCCAACCTGGCCGGACGACTGCCGAAGCTGGCCAAGGGAATTCGCAACCTGCTCAACGCCCTGAAGCGCACCCTGGCCTCGCTGCTGGCCAGGCTCAAGGCTTCAGGTCAACTGGTCAGCGATACCCAGGCACTGGGGCAACTGGTGGAACAGATCACCATGACCCTGCTGTTCTCGCTGGACTATCAGCGCATTCTCGATCGCGAGGGCGAGGTACGGGTGGTGGTCTACCAGATCATGATGCTGGTGGCTCCGCACCTGCTGCCACCGGCGAAACTGGCCACCGAGCAGATGGCCCTGCGTTACCTCGACGAGCACGATTGA
- a CDS encoding phasin family protein, producing the protein MAKVILKKKVDAASTTLSEVKSYARKIWLAGLGAYTKVGQEGSEYFQELVKAGQTVEKKGKKVVTEQLEAANSQIDSVKGDVTSLRGKVEVQLDKVEKAFDTRVASALNRIGIPSKHDVETLSAKLDELTALLERVARKH; encoded by the coding sequence ATGGCCAAAGTAATTCTGAAGAAAAAAGTTGATGCCGCATCAACCACTCTGAGTGAAGTCAAATCCTATGCCCGCAAGATCTGGCTGGCAGGCCTGGGTGCCTACACCAAGGTTGGCCAAGAGGGCAGCGAGTACTTTCAAGAACTCGTTAAGGCTGGTCAAACTGTTGAAAAGAAAGGCAAAAAAGTTGTGACTGAACAACTTGAGGCCGCCAACAGTCAGATTGATAGTGTGAAGGGGGATGTCACCAGTCTCAGAGGCAAAGTCGAAGTGCAACTGGATAAAGTCGAGAAGGCTTTTGACACGCGCGTCGCAAGTGCCTTGAATCGCATCGGCATTCCGTCTAAACATGACGTTGAGACACTCTCTGCTAAGCTCGATGAGCTGACGGCATTGCTCGAACGTGTCGCGCGTAAACATTAA
- the phaC gene encoding class II poly(R)-hydroxyalkanoic acid synthase, producing the protein MRDKPTAGSLPTPATYITAQSAITGLRGRDLLSTLRSVATYGLRNPVHSARHALALGGQLGRVLLGETLHKPNPQDSRFSDPTWSLNPFYRRGLQAYLSWQKQIKNWIDDSGMSADDRARAHFAFNLLNDAVAPSNTLLNPLAIKEIFNSGGNSVIRGIGHLVDDLLHNNGLPSQVTKQAFEVGRSLATTPGSVVFRNELLELIQYKPMSEKQYARPLLIVPPQINKFYIFDLSPTNSFVQFALKNGLQTFIISWRNPDVRHREWGLSSYVEAVEEAMNACRAITGSRDVNLMGACAGGLTIAALQGHLQAKRQLRRVSSSTYLVSLLDSQLDSPATLFADEQTLEAAKRRSYQRGVLDGRDMAKVFAWMRPNDLIWNYWVNNYLLGKEPPAFDILYWNNDNTRLPAAFHGDLLDFFKHNPMSHPGGLEVCGTPIDLQKVTVDSFSVAGINDHITPWDAVYRSTLLLGGDKRFVLSNSGHVQSILNPPSNPKANYVENGKLSSDPRAWYYDAKHVDGSWWTQWLEWIQQRSGAQRETLMTLGNQNYPPMEAAPGTYVRVR; encoded by the coding sequence ATGCGAGACAAACCAACGGCGGGCTCGCTGCCCACGCCCGCCACCTACATCACTGCCCAGAGCGCCATCACCGGCCTGCGTGGCCGTGACTTGTTGTCGACTCTGCGCAGCGTGGCCACTTATGGCCTGCGCAACCCGGTGCACAGCGCCCGCCATGCCTTGGCGCTAGGTGGCCAATTGGGCCGTGTACTACTGGGCGAAACACTGCACAAACCCAACCCCCAGGACAGCCGGTTCTCCGATCCGACCTGGAGCCTGAACCCGTTTTACCGACGTGGCCTGCAGGCCTATCTCAGTTGGCAGAAGCAAATCAAAAACTGGATCGACGACAGCGGCATGAGCGCGGACGACCGGGCCCGCGCGCACTTTGCCTTCAACCTGCTCAACGATGCCGTGGCACCGTCCAACACCCTGCTCAATCCGCTGGCGATCAAGGAAATCTTCAACTCCGGCGGCAACAGCGTGATCCGCGGCATCGGTCATCTGGTCGACGACCTGCTGCATAACAACGGCCTGCCCAGCCAGGTCACCAAACAGGCCTTCGAGGTCGGCAGGAGCCTGGCCACCACCCCCGGTTCGGTGGTGTTTCGCAACGAGCTACTGGAACTGATCCAGTACAAGCCGATGAGCGAAAAACAGTACGCTCGGCCCTTGCTGATAGTGCCGCCGCAGATCAACAAGTTCTATATCTTCGACCTCAGCCCCACCAACAGCTTCGTGCAGTTCGCCCTGAAAAACGGCCTGCAGACCTTCATCATCAGCTGGCGCAACCCCGATGTCCGGCATCGTGAATGGGGCCTGTCGAGCTATGTCGAGGCCGTGGAGGAAGCCATGAATGCCTGCCGGGCGATCACCGGCAGTCGTGACGTGAACCTGATGGGTGCCTGTGCCGGCGGCCTGACCATTGCCGCCCTGCAAGGCCACCTGCAAGCCAAGCGACAACTGCGTCGGGTCTCCAGCTCCACCTACCTGGTCAGCCTGCTGGATAGCCAGCTGGACAGCCCGGCGACCCTGTTCGCCGACGAACAGACCCTGGAGGCAGCCAAGCGCCGCTCCTATCAACGCGGTGTGCTGGACGGTCGCGACATGGCCAAGGTGTTCGCCTGGATGCGGCCCAACGACCTGATCTGGAATTACTGGGTCAACAACTACTTGCTGGGCAAAGAGCCGCCCGCGTTCGACATCCTCTACTGGAACAACGACAACACCCGGCTGCCGGCTGCCTTTCATGGCGATCTGCTGGATTTCTTCAAGCACAACCCGATGAGTCATCCCGGGGGCCTGGAAGTGTGCGGCACGCCAATCGACCTGCAAAAGGTCACGGTCGACAGCTTCAGCGTCGCCGGCATCAACGACCACATCACCCCCTGGGATGCGGTGTATCGCTCAACCCTGCTGCTGGGCGGCGACAAGCGCTTCGTGCTGTCCAACAGCGGGCATGTGCAGAGCATCCTCAACCCGCCGAGCAACCCCAAGGCCAACTACGTCGAAAACGGCAAGCTCAGCAGCGACCCGCGAGCCTGGTACTACGACGCCAAGCACGTCGACGGCAGTTGGTGGACGCAATGGCTGGAGTGGATCCAGCAGCGTTCCGGTGCCCAGCGCGAAACCCTGATGACCCTGGGTAACCAGAATTACCCACCGATGGAGGCGGCGCCTGGCACCTACGTGCGCGTCCGCTGA
- the phaZ gene encoding poly(3-hydroxyalkanoate) depolymerase: MPQPFIFRTVDLDGQTIRTAVRPGKPHLTPLLIFNGIGANLELVFPFVQALDPDLEVIAFDVPGVGGSSTPSRPYRFPGLAKLTARMLDYLDYGQVNVVGVSWGGALAQQFAYDYPERCKKLVLAATAAGAFMVPGKPKVLWMMASPRRYIQPSHVIRIAPLIYGGSFRRDPNLAAEHASKVRSAGKLGYYWQLFAGLGWTSIHWLHKIHQPTLVLAGDDDPLIPLINMRMLAWRIPNAQLHIIDDGHLFLITRAEAVAPIIMKFLEEERQRAVMHPHPTPFSGT, translated from the coding sequence ATGCCTCAACCGTTCATCTTTCGCACCGTCGACCTGGATGGCCAGACCATCCGCACCGCGGTACGCCCAGGCAAGCCTCACTTGACACCCTTGCTGATCTTCAATGGTATCGGCGCCAACCTGGAGCTGGTGTTTCCATTCGTCCAGGCTCTGGACCCGGACCTGGAAGTCATCGCCTTCGACGTACCGGGCGTGGGTGGCTCCTCGACGCCGAGCCGCCCCTACCGGTTTCCCGGCCTGGCCAAGCTGACCGCGCGCATGCTCGATTACCTCGACTATGGGCAGGTCAATGTGGTCGGGGTGTCCTGGGGCGGGGCACTGGCCCAGCAGTTCGCCTACGACTACCCCGAACGTTGCAAGAAACTGGTGCTGGCCGCCACCGCCGCAGGCGCCTTCATGGTGCCGGGCAAACCCAAGGTGCTGTGGATGATGGCCAGCCCGCGGCGCTACATCCAGCCCTCCCATGTGATCCGCATCGCCCCCCTGATCTACGGTGGCTCGTTCCGCCGTGATCCCAACCTCGCCGCCGAACATGCCAGCAAGGTCCGCTCGGCGGGCAAGCTGGGCTACTACTGGCAATTGTTCGCCGGCCTCGGCTGGACCAGCATCCACTGGCTGCACAAGATCCACCAGCCGACCCTGGTGCTGGCCGGCGACGACGACCCGCTGATCCCACTGATCAACATGCGCATGCTGGCGTGGCGCATTCCCAATGCCCAGCTACACATCATCGACGACGGGCATCTGTTCCTGATTACCCGGGCCGAAGCCGTGGCGCCGATCATCATGAAATTCCTCGAGGAGGAACGACAACGGGCAGTGATGCACCCGCATCCGACGCCGTTCAGCGGTACGTAG
- the ubiB gene encoding ubiquinone biosynthesis regulatory protein kinase UbiB: MKLLAVRRLLRIQRVVIRYRLDDLLFALPLPWFLLALRYALPWRWFPRKPLELSRGARLRLALQDLGPIFIKFGQILSTRRDLLPEDIADELMLLQDRVPPFDSKKSVALIEEQLGKKISEVFSRFDIEPLASASVAQVHAAQLKSGEEVVVKVIRPGLKPVIAQDLAWLFILARAAEKVSADARLLHPVDVVSDYEKTIYDELDLLREAANASQLKRNFEGSPLLYVPQVYWDWCRPKVLVMERIYGIQVTDLATLADQRTDMKMLAERGVEIFFTQVFRDSFFHADMHPGNIFVSTVQPWSPQYIAIDCGIVGSLTPEDQDYLARNLFAFFKRDYRRVAQLHIDSGWVPAETKLNEFEAAIRTVCEPIFEKPLKDISFGQVLMRLFQTARRFNMEVQPQLVLLQKTLLNIEGLGRQLYPELDLWNTAQPFLERWMRERVSPKALLGNLHSQVEQLPHLANMTRDLLERMSQPHAQDPSPPWKRRKDDWFLRLLGAAHLSGGAILAAGGPLNGLGHWPAGIMIAVGLYLVVRR, from the coding sequence ATGAAGCTGCTTGCCGTCCGCCGTTTGTTGCGCATCCAGCGCGTCGTGATTCGCTACCGCCTCGATGACCTGCTGTTCGCCCTGCCGCTGCCCTGGTTCCTCCTGGCGCTGCGCTACGCCTTGCCCTGGCGCTGGTTCCCGCGCAAGCCACTGGAACTGAGCCGCGGCGCACGCCTGCGCCTGGCCTTGCAGGACCTGGGACCGATCTTCATCAAGTTCGGGCAGATTCTCTCGACCCGCCGCGACCTGCTGCCCGAAGACATCGCCGACGAGCTGATGCTGCTGCAGGACCGCGTACCGCCCTTCGACTCGAAGAAGTCGGTGGCGCTGATCGAGGAACAATTGGGCAAGAAAATCAGCGAGGTGTTCAGCCGCTTCGATATCGAGCCCCTGGCCTCCGCCTCGGTGGCGCAAGTCCATGCCGCCCAGCTCAAGAGCGGCGAAGAAGTGGTGGTCAAGGTCATCCGCCCAGGTCTCAAGCCGGTCATCGCCCAGGATCTGGCCTGGCTGTTCATCCTCGCCCGGGCCGCCGAGAAGGTCTCGGCCGACGCCCGCCTGCTGCACCCCGTGGACGTGGTCAGTGACTACGAAAAGACCATCTACGACGAACTCGACCTGTTGCGCGAAGCGGCCAACGCCAGCCAGCTCAAGCGCAACTTCGAAGGCTCGCCACTGCTCTACGTGCCGCAGGTCTACTGGGACTGGTGCCGGCCGAAAGTGCTGGTCATGGAACGCATCTACGGGATCCAGGTAACCGACCTGGCCACCCTCGCCGACCAGCGCACCGACATGAAAATGCTCGCCGAGCGCGGCGTGGAGATCTTCTTCACCCAGGTGTTCCGCGACAGTTTCTTCCACGCCGACATGCACCCGGGCAACATCTTCGTCAGCACCGTGCAGCCCTGGAGCCCGCAGTACATCGCCATCGACTGCGGCATCGTCGGCAGCCTGACCCCGGAAGACCAGGACTACCTGGCCCGCAACCTGTTCGCGTTCTTCAAGCGCGATTACCGGCGCGTTGCGCAGTTGCACATCGATTCGGGCTGGGTGCCGGCAGAGACCAAACTCAACGAATTCGAAGCGGCGATCCGTACTGTGTGCGAGCCGATCTTCGAAAAACCGTTAAAGGATATTTCCTTCGGCCAGGTGCTGATGCGCCTGTTCCAGACCGCTCGCCGCTTCAACATGGAAGTGCAGCCGCAGCTGGTGCTGCTGCAAAAGACCCTGCTGAACATCGAAGGCCTGGGCCGCCAGCTGTACCCGGAGCTGGACCTGTGGAACACCGCCCAGCCGTTCCTCGAACGCTGGATGCGCGAGCGCGTCAGCCCGAAAGCCTTGCTGGGCAACCTGCACAGCCAGGTCGAGCAACTGCCGCACCTGGCCAACATGACCCGCGACCTGCTCGAACGCATGTCCCAGCCCCATGCCCAGGACCCTTCGCCGCCCTGGAAACGGCGCAAGGACGACTGGTTCCTGCGTCTTCTCGGCGCGGCGCACCTGAGCGGTGGCGCGATCCTCGCGGCCGGCGGACCGCTGAACGGGCTGGGTCACTGGCCGGCTGGAATCATGATTGCCGTGGGCTTGTATCTGGTCGTGCGCCGATAG
- a CDS encoding ubiquinone biosynthesis accessory factor UbiJ: MLFSGLLASVEHGLNRVLRLDSTALPRLQPLNGKVIAVDCRSPSVQLFVIPGDEGLTLATHWAADADCTLRAPASSLVRLALSQDKTAVLHGPEVELEGDSGVLLELAAVLQDLELDWEYELSRWLGPVATQLFSGHIRSRARWYRQGFASLNQNLAEYLAEESRTLVGQREAEARFSELDRVKLDLERLEARFERLSRSLDPSDNA; this comes from the coding sequence ATGTTGTTCAGCGGCCTGCTCGCCAGCGTCGAACACGGCCTCAACCGTGTACTGCGTCTCGACAGCACGGCTTTGCCACGCTTGCAGCCTTTGAACGGCAAGGTCATTGCCGTCGATTGCCGCAGCCCGAGCGTGCAGTTGTTCGTCATTCCCGGCGATGAGGGCTTGACCCTCGCCACACATTGGGCCGCCGACGCCGACTGCACCCTGCGGGCGCCGGCCTCGAGCCTGGTGCGCCTGGCCCTGAGCCAGGACAAGACCGCGGTGCTGCACGGTCCCGAGGTCGAGCTGGAAGGCGACAGCGGCGTGCTGCTGGAACTGGCGGCCGTCCTCCAGGACCTGGAGCTGGACTGGGAGTACGAACTCTCGCGCTGGCTCGGCCCGGTGGCCACCCAGCTGTTCAGCGGCCATATCCGTAGCCGCGCGCGCTGGTATCGCCAGGGTTTCGCCAGCCTGAACCAGAACCTTGCCGAATACCTGGCCGAAGAGTCGCGCACCCTGGTGGGCCAGCGCGAAGCCGAAGCCCGTTTCAGCGAACTGGACCGGGTCAAGCTCGACCTGGAACGCCTCGAGGCGCGCTTCGAGCGCCTTTCCCGATCCCTTGACCCAAGCGATAACGCATGA
- the hisI gene encoding phosphoribosyl-AMP cyclohydrolase, with protein MKDWLDEIKWDADGLVPAIAQDHKTGRVLMMAWMNREALSLTAAENRAIYWSRSRGKLWRKGEESGHVQKLHEIRLDCDADVIILMVEQIGDIACHTGRQSCFYRVYENGDWKTVDPVLKDPHAIYQAGH; from the coding sequence ATGAAAGATTGGCTGGACGAGATCAAATGGGACGCTGACGGCCTGGTGCCAGCCATCGCCCAGGATCACAAGACCGGGCGCGTGCTGATGATGGCCTGGATGAACCGCGAGGCGCTGAGCCTGACCGCTGCCGAAAACCGTGCCATCTACTGGTCACGTTCGCGTGGCAAGCTATGGCGCAAGGGAGAAGAGTCCGGGCATGTGCAAAAGCTCCATGAAATACGCCTGGACTGCGATGCCGACGTCATCATCCTGATGGTCGAACAGATCGGCGACATTGCCTGCCATACAGGCCGCCAGAGCTGCTTCTACCGCGTTTATGAAAACGGCGACTGGAAAACGGTCGATCCGGTACTCAAAGACCCGCACGCGATCTATCAAGCAGGACACTGA
- the ubiE gene encoding bifunctional demethylmenaquinone methyltransferase/2-methoxy-6-polyprenyl-1,4-benzoquinol methylase UbiE: MTDQRKGSDAEPTTHFGFKNVPESQKAEKVAEVFHSVAAKYDLMNDVLSGGMHRLWKRFTIELSGVRPGNRVLDIAGGTGDLTRKFSHLVGPTGQVVLADINASMLKVGRDRLLDKGVAGNIEFVQADAEKLPFPDNHFDVVTIAFGLRNVTHKEDALRSMLRVLKPGGRLLVLEFSKPTNALMSKVYDAYSFAFMPLAGKLITNDSESYRYLAESIRMHPNQETLKSMMVEAGFDRVTYHNMTAGIVALHRGIKP, translated from the coding sequence ATGACTGATCAGCGCAAAGGCAGCGATGCCGAACCCACCACTCACTTCGGCTTCAAAAACGTTCCGGAAAGCCAGAAGGCGGAAAAAGTCGCTGAGGTGTTCCACTCGGTGGCCGCCAAGTACGACCTGATGAACGACGTACTGTCCGGTGGCATGCATCGCCTGTGGAAACGCTTCACGATCGAATTGTCCGGCGTCCGCCCCGGTAATCGGGTGCTGGACATCGCCGGCGGCACCGGTGACCTGACCCGCAAGTTTTCCCATCTGGTGGGCCCTACCGGCCAGGTGGTGCTAGCGGACATCAACGCCTCCATGCTCAAGGTCGGTCGCGACCGCCTGCTCGACAAGGGCGTGGCCGGCAACATCGAGTTCGTTCAGGCCGACGCGGAAAAACTGCCGTTCCCGGACAACCATTTCGACGTCGTGACCATCGCCTTCGGCCTGCGCAACGTGACCCACAAGGAAGATGCCCTGCGCTCGATGCTGCGGGTACTCAAGCCCGGTGGCCGCCTGCTGGTGCTGGAATTCTCCAAGCCGACCAACGCCCTGATGTCCAAGGTCTACGACGCCTACTCGTTCGCCTTCATGCCACTGGCCGGCAAGCTGATCACCAACGACTCGGAAAGCTATCGCTACCTGGCCGAATCGATCCGCATGCACCCGAATCAGGAAACCCTGAAGTCGATGATGGTCGAGGCCGGTTTCGATCGCGTGACCTACCACAACATGACCGCGGGCATCGTCGCCCTGCACCGCGGCATCAAACCCTGA